Part of the Acropora palmata chromosome 10, jaAcrPala1.3, whole genome shotgun sequence genome, GTGGGATTTAGGGCACAGGCACTAGGATTTGGGCACTGGGgatgggaaaaaaatgtcataaTGGGattgggataaatatttttgagcgCTGGGAAGCGGGATTTGGAAAAAATATGGGCTGGGGAAATGGGATTGGAACCCCCCTCAAGACCCTCGTATAAGGGTCTAATTTCCACTGCGAAtcgaagagataacgaagctgacattttcGAGCTTTAGCACTTTGTCAGAGCGGTGAATAGATTCAAAATTTCGAGCTACTTTTAGACTTGTAGGATCCTTCCCCGAAGCCTccgaataatttattactttcCCATGGGTCGGTATTAACCAAAATGATGGCATCCATAATCATTCAAAAAATAGCCCGATCTGTTTGCTCATTGGCTCTTGCAACAACTGGAAAACGAGAGGTACATCCAGGACCTCTGTAGCGCGGGATCTGGACGTCGTGTGACTGAGAGAGCTCCACAACAACTAAGAAAGCAAGCTAAAAGCTTGAAAACGGACATCAATCTCCAGTCGTGTTATTTCATATTGTGAGGTCCTTTGTTATAATTTCATCTTTCGCTCCCTTGGTGAACAGTTTGAAGCATGTAATTATGTTTCATGCCCCTTGTTCTCACAAGTCATCAAGTTGTACGATTTGTAACACTCTTCGCCACCCAAGCAAAGAAAATGGCTACCGGCGAGTGTTGTAGATCGAGTTATTTCGATTGATGAATGTGTTACCAATGGTTCTTACAAATTCACAGAAATGCAGGGTCTTACTTAGAAAGACCGTTTGCTCAATAGCCTGTACGAATTTCTTTGTGAAACTGCGCAACTGCTGTCATGTGTCTTGTTTTTGCACTAATCTTTACCTTTTGCGTAAGACATCTGTCAAACATTTCAAGGAACGAATGTTACTTTCGGAGCTAGAAATCACTAACGGGAAATCTATTAAGACTTTCCTCGACTGTTTCAAGGCAAAAATACGGGAATTTGTCATTTTGCGCGGCGaatgcacgagaaaaatcacgAAAAGAAACGATCACTTAGGCATCATAAATAGGAAATTCAATCTTCGAGCCCGTTGGAGTGCACAGGAAGATCGTTTTTGAAGGGTATGAGCATCATTTGTTGCCACTCATTGTACCGCTGCAAGAACAGAGCTTGCAAGCATTATTAAAACAGTGATCTGGAGAGGTAACGTCCATCGATTTTTGATCGTGTGCACGTTCGTTCATGCCTACCGGAGGTTTTACGAATGCGGTAGCGCAGCTGCGCGagatttgttttaatttttatgaggGCGCGATACACCCCTCGTTGGTTATAATCAtttaaaattcagcaaaaattcAGCAAGCCACAgcagaataattgttttatcaaaaaCCTAACAGTGACACACAATTGGGTTtctaaacaacaacaacaaagaaaaaacaattaagaAAGTAACGCAGCGAtagagaaaaccaaaaaaaaaccaacgTCTCCAAGCAGAGTCGAATGAATTCAATGAAACTAACCGAGGAGAACGTAGGAGCTTTACttttggaaaaattaaaaagtaatcAATTTATCGGATCTGAAGTGTTGTAAATGGTCAGCGGTAGTTGTACGTAAACCGAAGGGAAGCGAGTCTCGTGGTGAAGTTGTATGGTCACCCAATCACACCAGCAATGATAATCCCCTACCCAGAAAGTTCGTTTCAAACTTTTCAAAGATTATTCATCATAAATATGGATGAACAGTTTATTTTCTCGTTATGACCCTTACAGATCTAGTCCACCTTAAACAATCATACTAGGAACCCTAATAGTTCTAAATTTTTCCTCTGCCGACATAACACGCTATCAAATTAAAAGTTACAAAAATCGACCCAACTAAGGAACTTAATCGGAGACGATGCACTGTCTACCTTTGAAAATACTATTAATCTAACTGAATTAAATTCTTACTCAACACCACTTCGTGAGGtcgtcattttcaaaatgttcgcTTGTCCCGTTtctgataaacaaaaaagcaCCTTAAACAAGTTTCAGCTTCTTATCCTTAAAACGACTACAATAAACTGGATAATGCACAGGGATACAAACGTCCTAcaaattttttgaaacttaAAGTGATTCACATTCTTGACTATAAGAGAGCATTGCTTAAATGAGTCAAAATATACAACTGTGCTCAGTTCCAGGTTCTCGACAAACCGGCAAGaacaaattgagaaaaaagGCGAAGGAGCGGTGAAAAAAGCAACTCCCCATTCCCCGACATATCATCTTTCCTTCTATAAACCTCTCCTTCTCGTTTTCTTCGGTATACCGAGAGTCTGGAGCAGGCTGACCGTGCTGCGCCGCAACATCTTCAGGTCTCCACATCTCGGGCCTTAGCTTGAGGATGGTCGCTTGGGTCAGGATCCTTCAATATCTTTACCTTTCGTGCTACTCTTGCTCGGCGCACAAGGAAAGCTGCTGCAACGATGATGAGAACCATAGCAACAGCGCTACCCAGAACAAGGAACAGCAAAGTGTTGCTTTTCTCTTGCGGACGAACCAGCTCGGTGATGGTACCACTTTCTGAGTTTTCCACGTCACCACCGATGTTAGGGAACATGTGATCAACAATCATCCTGTACTTTGGGTTCATATGCTCGTGCACAAACTCTTTCACTACTTTCTCGAACGTCTGGCATTGTCCTTCGCGTGCGCACCGCAGAAGCTCAATGCACAAATCTTGCAGCATGTTCATCCATTCCGGAACTCTGGCAGTCTCGTTGTTGAAGAAAGCATCGCTGAAATACCAGAAGTATCCTGTACGAGAGGTTACCCGACGAATCGCCGCTATCAGTGGAAGATACTCGCTCCAGCTCAGCTCATGAGGACAGAATGCAGTGCTGATTGGAGTAAAAGCCTGGCCAGCTGCATTCACCGCGGCGTCACAGTCAGTGGCAAGCATGTAGAGTCGACTTTTTGTGGCCTTACCCTTCTTCCCGTATGCACGGACAGTGTGAGAGTCGATAACCATGTGATCTGCCGTAAAGCCGTCGTAAGTGATGAACATGTCGTTGCCTTTTCTGGGGTAAACGGCTTCAACCCTGCACCAGCTATGGACGCGATCGGCTCCTCTGATACCACGGATGATGTCCCCATTGGACAGCTGGGAGACAGTAATGGTGCCCTTTGTGAGTTCCTCGACCTGCATCTCACCAGACACACACGAGCAACGTTTGCAATCTTTATATTTACAAACTTCACTTTTATATTCGGTATGAATGCCCCTTGGGAAAAAGATCCCGGCGATTAACATCGAAAGCACCAGCGAAAGCCACATGCCGCCAGCCAAATCAATCTAAGAAATCTGAAAACAGATATTGGAATAACTCTGTTACaaacattaacaaaaaaacaaacaaacaaaaaaacagtaaaattgCCACCGCTGTAAAATATGATATGCCAATCGAGCAGTCCAAATTGACTGCGCAAACTTAGATAAGATGATTCGCTAACAACAAAATCGTTTCCGTGCTTTAGCCGACTGGCTGTAATCCATATCTATTTGTCGAAGTTTTCATCTTTCTCGTTTGCATAGTTTTTGAGTTAACTTGCAGTTTGCTATCCAACATAAGTCTAAGTTTAAACTATACTGAGGGCCAGAAACTTTCGGTAATGACTCGTTACCGGAATAGGAACCAAATTGGAAAAAATCACCACTAGCACAGTGACATCAAGGCCATGGTTTGTAAATCAATTGCATCACATGCAATTCTGGTTATGAAAAgaatagaaaagaaaacatggtTTACCAGTTAGGCGATTTCCGTCCCCTTCACTTTTCACCAAAATCTTTTTGCAGGATGATTGTCAACCAGTAGAATTCTGTCGACCTCTGTGACTGAGAAAGCACAAACATGCAAGCAGCATATATATCCTTATCTGACAAAGCTTAAATGTAATAGGGTAAAAGAGTGGCCGGAAATTTTTCCTGTCTTGCGACTCACGTTTTCCCTGAAACGAGTTGGTGACCCCTTTAAAGCATAAACGTTGGAGGATTAAATAAAAACAGTACCCGGTCATTCTGGAGTGGACGAAATTGGTGAATTAGTAAGCCGAGAATATGAGAGACACTtttaacaaacaaagagtGCTGAGGCTCAATTGTAGCTGAGTTGTTTTTAATGTATAATCGCTCGTTTCGTTTTGCGTTGCCTGCGGAAATTTTTTGTCCAAGCGAAGCGAAAATATTGCTTGATGAGATGGAGAAGAATCGGCTTGTAACCGATCTCCTTAGTTTTGTCCTTGAACGCACTAGGTTGCTTTGATGGAACACAAAATCTGGTTAGCTCATTCCATCTGATAGCTCCCTTCGGGTGAAGCGGTATTGTATTGTCGTGTCCTTTAAAATCGCAAAGTTATAGCTTCGCAGAGTCGGGAAATTTTACAGACGCTTGTATGCCGGGGAGATGGGGGGGAGGAATTTGCCGCTTAGCACGCAAAAGTCTGTAAAATTCCCGACTTGGAACAACCATATTTTCGCTATTTTGAAAGATGTGTGTCTTAACGTGACCATTTTACTTACTTTTAGGTACTCTTTTTAGCATTGTCTGTCGATAGATTTTCTCTACCCGGCGAAaatcaaaagttgaaaataaaaaaaaaatgttgaagagTTTCGGCTACCAGATTAGATGGTCTTAGGAAAAAGAGTGTCCTTGGTCTAGTTTTCTCTTTCACTAGAGCTATTATCCTTGTTTTTCTACTTACCAGATGACGTATTCACAAGCCAAAACAAATGTACAGAAAACATCAAGTGAAAATCCGCCGTCCAAAGTCCTTGTTCTGAATCAAGAATTTAAGCAGTCCACACGTTTCAGTGATTGGGGaagttttcaatttcctcTACAGACAATTACGAATTCGgtttaaagcaaaacaatggtTTTTACCCGAATAAGCAGACAGTGCATATCTAATTTGTTCTAAAAAAGGAACAAGGAAGAGCTGGGCGTAATATATCACCTTTTTTCGAAACCCCTTGAGGCTAAACTTCTTGGAAAGCCtagttcccttttttatttttgacaaattgGCTTTCACATAACAGCTGCGTACTAGATCTGGCCAACTTCCGCCACCGACGCTAAGCACGTGCATACAGTGCCCTTTGGTACTAGTTTCAGCAAGTCAGGATGTAAGGTCCTTATTACATGGAGGGAGGgtcattaataataaaaacaggGAGAAATAAGTTGAAACAGCGTTGTAAAGTAAATCGGCTGATTGACCAAGTAAATTACAATGATTGATAAAATTGAAGTGAAGTCCATGTATTTACATTTGGCGGAACTAAGTGTAAGTGACAAGGAATGTAAATATTTTCGTGTTGGTATGAGGCGCACGTGTGCCCCACAGCATTCATGTAACCTTTTGTCTCTGACAGTTGTAATGAAGATCTAAGCTCTCGATCTTTCAatcaattttgatatttaagaTTCATTCATGTTCGAAGGTCTGACAATTTAATAACTACCTCTAGCTTTCAGGAAATTTCATGCAATGCAGTATATTCTCTTTGGATCAAGCAAGCAAGAGTGAAAATTTGCGAAAATGTTGGTTTCATAAGCACATTTATTCGTTGAGTTAGACACACAGAAGATCCAACACTCATCCAATCATTTCGCATGCTGCATGCAAAATCATCGGATGGCTGCTAGTTTTgcaattaacaattaaaaagggatgagagagagagatgaTTTATTTAACTCAGCTCAGTTTCAcataatataaaaaattatGGGTAAAATTTACATAGGCAACAAAAGAGAGTGTAATAAGAGTATGAGgtgtaataacaaaaatagggAGCGAGTTGGGATCATCCAAATAGCAAAGGCTAATCTAGTGGATGAcccctacaaaaaaaaaatacaatttacagacggaatttaaattttttttttctaaaaaagatATTTCTTCATGCGCTAGGGTAAATAGTTAATTCGAATAACAATTAAGCATAGACTCCTTCAGAGTTTTACGAAATATTCTAAGAGAATTTGATGACTGGTGTTCCAATAAATATGACATGTAATACAAGTACTGCATATTTACTATCACCACGTTTTGATCTCGCTTCTGACAAATCCTTGTGCTCAGCCTCCGGCGGCTAAGAGGGCCGGGCAGATCTGCTGCTTTGAAGCAACTTCCCCGTGTTGGCTTTAAATAATATCAGAGATATGCCAGAGGCTTTTACCAGGGtatgtgtttttgtttgtattgtaTGAGAGTTTTAGCTGAACAGATCGATCAAGGAAGTGTGGCAGGGGCTATTCATTGAGTCTTCTCCACTCAGCACTCATAGTTGCGCCCAAGAGTGTAGCAATAACATGGTTCTTCTGTTCTCTTACATCAAAAAAGTAAAacgtaaaataaaaaacagaaaaggcTGTGGTCCAGGATCCAAAAGGGGGAAAATATGCGGGCACAGTGACAAGGGACAGGGAGAGAGGAACACAAAACCCAGGCTTGGATTTTAAGGATTTTAAGGCATGGATTTAAAATATGTGAGTAATATGTTAAATAATGAGAGTTTCCAGAATGTCTGCATTATGGACAGCAATATTAATGAAAGCTTTACAATAGACTGTTGAATACATCTCCTGTGTAAGCATTTGTCTGCTGGACAGTTACCTAATATTTAAATGACTCTTTAACCAGCTGGTGTGAGTATGTTTTCTTGAAAGGGGCTTGCTAAAACAGCTTAGATGATTTTTTGCTATGGTTTAACCTTTCTTGAGAAATCCAAACCAATTTCAACCACACAAAAGTCAGTGATTGAATTATATGCAGTCAAAAACAAATACTCTCCTTAGTTCTTTTCGTCCTGttatccttttctttttctttttttttgaatggttttaccttttgtaaataatttttttgctttagcTAGCATCCTCACATTTGAGGTAACTTTTAGCTTCCATCTTGCATAGCATTGTAACATAAAGTGTTTTTGATCTGATAAAAAGTGCTGTGGAAATTCATTGTTTCAGTGTCTGATCCTTGCAGTTGTGATCgctgttttattttacctTGAGAGAGCCATTCGACATTAATCTGGAAACTATCGGGAATGAATTTGAGACGTTTACATCAGTGTGAATTGAAAAACAGAATTTCTGTAAGGTGTCATCTAATATTTCAGGATTACATGGAAAccaggaagaagaaaaaaaatggttcaAACCAAAAGCTATGCTTAAAGTTACATATGTTGGTGAACCTGCAGTAGATGATGGTGGTCCAAaacgtgatttttttttacaggtaatttttcaaaattgatggCTTATAAATGTTGcagttgaaattaaattttttctttggtttaaaaattttcaaaccagtttgatttttattcTCCTTTGtcccagattatggtaatcgCTTTCAGAaaacggaaaacaaaaatgtaactggttttataaattttaaactaaggaaaaaattgacaacAACAATGATGTTGCCAGAATCCAGTATGAGCATCTTATAAGTGTGTATGTTGTAGGTAATAACCTCTTCTGTTATGTGTGCTTGAATCAGAACACAGCACTTTTACAATGACATGAAATATGgatttatgaaaaaaaagttgttcgAAGCAGATTAATGCAGGTTGAAAACAGATCTAACATGACAACTGATTAGACCAGCAACATGTATACTGTAACGTACATGTCTTAAAAGTATACTGCTGCATGTTctcataaataattattatttaattgaGTGTGTAGTGCTACTGTACGTTGTTATTGGTTGTTTGGATTGAATAATTGAGGTAATATTTGCCCATGGTACATTCGTCTTATACATGTAGTGACACACTGATTGATTTGACTTGTCTTTTTTGAACAGAAATCTTTGGTCATATCAGATGCACACTCTTCAGTGATGATGGTTTCCCCATTTAATGCAGACATGAGAGCTGTAGCCAATGATGAGTTCAAGGTAGTAGGGGAACTCATGGCATGTCCCTTATTCAAGGGGGGTATGCACCCTGTTTTTTGTCTGTGAATGTGTATGACTGTCTTATTGATGTCAATTGGCAACTGTGCAAAGTGAGAAGTGGGCCTCACTCATGAAAGATGATTTCCTGAGGCAGTCAATGGAAAGGGTAAAATTTTCACTATTGTTTATTatgttcaaaataatttaattaccATGATAACATAGTAGTAAAGGAATATCTTTGCACTGAGGGAGGCCTGGCCTTTAATTAGTTTAACCTTTCTcatttttggttttagttAACTTGCACACCATTAAATTGATGATCATTTAGCCTGTTTCAATTCGGTTTGGAGGATAATtcagttttgcttttgttttctgttgctACATCTCATGATCATTGTATATTTAACTGATGCCATTTTCTTAACCAaccataaaataaaatacaaccAAAACTGATTGTGACTCACACATACCGGTAATTTCCCACACCTCATGCCAGCTACATATTATTTGCTTTGAGTTTTGATTGCCTTTGTCCAATTTTATAGGCCATCGTCATTACTTCACTTTTGATTTTGCAAAAGTCGATTGAAAACTGATATGAACAGTTAAGCTACACTTTAAGTCAGGCACTTCCTTATTGTTTTAAATGCTGACATAAGAAATCAATAATCAATTCTCCTGCAGCTAGCTGCATGTAAAACTTAGAACTTAGCTAGCTGCATGCAAAACTTAGAAAAAAGAATATCCATGCAGGAAAGTATTATGCGTTAAAAAACAAACGTGACTGGCTGCTGCttgttgtttttaacaaattattaaacaTAATGGTCGTGGTCGCTATTTATAATAGTGTACAATTACTTTGTAGGAGGACTTGTGAAACTCTACAAGTTTATCACTGGCAGTGGCAACCTTACACCATTGGGACTGGAGAGGGTGATTACAGTGcatttcaagcattttttGTATGATTAACTGTAAATACAGGCCCACAGCTTGTCCTTGTGATCCAAGTATTAATCTGCCCATTCCATTACAGAGGCATGCCAGCCTTTGAAGAAGTAGTTTCTTCCACTCTGAAAGAAGGCTTAGGCTTTGGTTTAATCTAAagttattaattaaaaatattctgGAGTTACGTTGTATGTAGTTCTAGGTATACAAGTGAAGTGTAAACATCTGCATGTGGAGCCTATCTAGTGAGAGCCATGCTTTCCTTTCAGCTGTGTTTTGTAACAATGTTTTGGGCTTAAGATTTCACCCTAGAACTACAGAACTCTGTAttttaaatgttaaattacaaaacaaactaGGTAAAGGCTTCTTAAAGATGCATTTAATATTTTACTCTTGGTGGCCAATTAGGTAAATTTAAGTTTTGATAAGGGGCCTACCATCTAACTCTTGAAGGGGGTGGGGAGAGTTTCAGATGAGAAAATAACTGCAACGTGTGTCTGACCCGAAATAGCACATGCAAGTTCTTTTTTTAGGTCATTGTGTTACAACAGCCAAGGTGCAACGTTTTTAATGCAACAATTTAGTTATTGTTATGGTTAATTGTTACAATGAAAGAGAAAGACAGAGATTATTCAAATTTGAGTATCACAATCGCTATGGATACTGCCAgtaatgtaagaaaaatttattgtaaatttttgtaaattttcctCAAAAGTTTTGATACTATCATGCAATATTTGTGatttgagaaaataaacaaagtgcTTCTTCATGGTTTGACGGATACTGAAGCCCTCTTCTTCCATTACATAATGAAAATATTCCTGAAAGACATTTTCGTCTTCTTCGTTTGCACATTTACTTTCCACttctaaaattttgtctctgGACAGAGGTACAGAGCAGTCGAAAGCACCTGATTCTTCAGGTACTTGAAACAACACATCGGGAATTCCTCCAACTGTGTCATGCCTTGATGGTCTAATGTGATGTGTATTCCAGTATAGTTTCATCTTATCTAGGTCCTGCTGCAACATactatgaaaacaaaaccactGACATTCTTTATGGGTTTCATTTGCAATATCAACCTGCCCACTATCTACCAGGTCTTGGTGGCCTCCACCAACTTGAAGAGGActtccaaaaatgagaccaCAAGTTCTCTACTCTTTGATTGTTAGTTGATGTTTCATAGACATGGGCAGACTCCCCAGAGTGTGGTGCATTGTCTTCCCATCGAAACTAACACTGCATGGCAGCTATAATGCCATTTTCAGTACCACAATCGTTCCTGGTTTGTAAAGGGCAGAAACCACGCTCCTCAACACATTCTAAGTAATACCTTGCAGTAGTTTCAGAGAGATTGTTGGACCTTTCTAACTCCACCTATAGAACCTTTCTGCTGAACCCATCCACACCTGCATGAATTGGAAATCCAAATGGTTTAAGCTTGTCGTAACCTGTAAAAGTGTTCGCAAATGCCTTATTCCAAGACAGCAAAATAACTTCACACATTAtcataaaacaaaactatCCCTTTTTCCTTCAACGGTTAGTAACGGTTATGGCAATGATCATGATGATAAGGATCCGCTTCACACAGGACCTTACTAAAAGTAATAAATACTACATGTGTAAAATCTGTAGCTACAACATGCCAAAGGAAAAGATAGCAAAGAGCTATCAGGCTCCTCCAATACCTACATATTGAATGGAAATGCACATTAAGCTGACCTTTATAAAGAATGGCATTATTGATCACTCAGTGTTAGTAGAGAAGATGCTGATGATTCAGTTCTGGCCCTAATTCTGTCATGCAATGCGATTATCCTCGGAAAAGGTCCAGGCTGGCACAATGTTGTCCATGCATGCTTAAAATAGCTTAGCAACAAAAACTGATCAAGAGACAAGTATCCACAGACAATAAGTTCCCAGACCCTCTACCCTGAAAGTAGGTGGGAAAGCGAACCACTCCTTCCTTGACAACAGTACAGACTAACAAGGAAGGCGCGACTATTCCAAGACTATATTGAttgtttttatcatttatttcCAACGTGGAACGCTAGTTTTTGTTCGCTCTCTTAGATTAGCATTTATATATCACtgggaaaaaatgtttattaagCTGATCTTTCGTGTGATAGAAGTTATTGGCAAGTAGTTGGCAGGATTTGATCTtgcatcttttttttatgtgtaGAAGTTACTGATGCCTTTGACTAATCAGATGGTATTGTGCCCGTCGTAAGACTGTTGAAATATGAAACATAGCCAAGGTGCAATGGTCGGCGCCAGCGCTGAATTCTTGTCAGTGACTCATCAGGACTCATTAGTAGGGTTTAATTGTTTAAGTTGAGAAGCGTTTCTTGTTGAAGACAGCACGATGAGAACGTGAATTTTATCGATTCGCTTAATATTCATACTTTTTGTGTCCAATCAAAGATTTCACCCAAAGGTTTACCTCTTAAAAAGTCAAACTACACTGATATGATTACAGCTCGTTTCTGATAatacaataaagaaatgaagttaCACTTGTCAATCTAGTGTCCTTGTCTTTCTTTCTATAAACCATGAAATCACTTGACACAGTCTTCATTCTTGATTATTTTCAGAACAGCAGTAATCTACGAAATACAGTCACGAAATTTAatcttaaatttttttttaatttgcattttcatttttttttttcaatgaggAATGCAAATTccaccaatcagattgcagtattttccattgtattccTAGATCCATCGATTTTGCGGCaggtttctttattttaaactttctccccttgtgattggtcaatttcgATCACGTGATCGATatcctgcaatctgattggttgaattttcATTGCTCAAAGTAATCAAAGAAAGTTATCGAACTTCACTGTTTATCCAAATATCACTGATGAATTATAAATATTCTAGTCACGTGACCTGTATCCTGCAgcttgattggtttatttaatctgattggttaatttctCGTTGCTTCATGTTTGGAATATTTTGAACAACACTTTTCTAATAATTAATATGGTCACGTGATCTACATCAGTCAATATGATTAGGTAAAtttgttcctttgtttttccaaaCCAAGATTTCTGCCGTGACTTCTACCTATAATTTTAGCATATAAAATTGAATTAGTAAGATGGGCGTTTCTTCGTTGTGCTGGAAAATATGACGATAAGGATAATAAAACAAGGAGGGACAGAAGAACACTCTGTTTGATATTAAATTGTGGAGAGAATCCTGAGAGGAAGTTAATAAAAAGGTGAAGTAAAAAGATATGGAGCGCCCAACTAAAACaaggacaaagaaacaaaatgacgaAGGCTGCTACGCACGCGCACAACCGAAAATTATTCTTTAACTTTACCAGTACCAGGAAACGTTGACACTGAAAATCGGGGATCCCTCTTAAACAATAAAGCTCAGCAACAAATAGAAAGGTCATGGCTtcctctgcaaaaaaaaaaaaaaattaataaataactaCACTGCCCCACAATTGCGCAAATATTAAACTCCATCGATATAAAATGTTGGGGTGAACAGTAGTTAGGACGGGTTGTATGGCTGAAGGTGGTAATACCTGAAGCCTAGGGGGGTATTAGTAGGTAAGGCTGACGGTGGTAATATCTGAAGCCTAGCGGGGTATTAGTAGGTAAGGCTGATGGTGGTAATATTTGAAGCCTAAGGTTAGGGGGGAGTACTTTGTAAGGGCGTTGGTGGTAATGGCTGAGGCCCATGGGGGTGGTAGTATGCATATGGTAATACCCGAAGCCCATGGGGTTAGTAGTGTGTTAAGGCTGATGGTGGTA contains:
- the LOC141895429 gene encoding uncharacterized protein LOC141895429; this encodes MWLSLVLSMLIAGIFFPRGIHTEYKSEVCKYKDCKRCSCVSGEMQVEELTKGTITVSQLSNGDIIRGIRGADRVHSWCRVEAVYPRKGNDMFITYDGFTADHMVIDSHTVRAYGKKGKATKSRLYMLATDCDAAVNAAGQAFTPISTAFCPHELSWSEYLPLIAAIRRVTSRTGYFWYFSDAFFNNETARVPEWMNMLQDLCIELLRCAREGQCQTFEKVVKEFVHEHMNPKYRMIVDHMFPNIGGDVENSESGTITELVRPQEKSNTLLFLVLGSAVAMVLIIVAAAFLVRRARVARKVKILKDPDPSDHPQAKARDVET